Part of the Acidobacteriota bacterium genome is shown below.
GCACCCCGAGGTGGCCGAGATCGCCGGCGCGCTCACGCCGGTTCCCGGCGGCGTCGGCCCGCTGACGATCGCCATGCTGATGAAGAACACGCTGACGGCCGCCGAGCGCCGGACCGGCGGCGCCAGATAGGCGGGCGTTGCCGCCTGCGGCACGTTCGGAGTGGCCTGAGCAGCCAAGGGCTTCGCCCTTGACATGCCTGTCAGTTCCGTAGCGCGAGGGGCTTCAGCCCCTCGCGATCTCCGCCGGGGCTGAAGCCCCGGCGCTACGACCACGGCGAGACGCGAAGGCCCAGGCGCTACGACGAGACGCGCGCCCGCAGGGTCTCGATGAGATCGTCCACCTGCCGGTCGGTGTCCTCGAAGCTTCGATCGGTCCGGATCACGTAGTCGGCCAGCCGGACCTTCTCGTCGATGGGCCACTGCGCCTCGATCCGTTGCCGCGCGGCCGCCTCCGTCAGACCATCCCGCGCCATCACCCGCGCAAGCTGCACCTCGGGCGCGCACGCGGCGACCACGATCAGGTCGAACGGGTACCGGCGGCCCGTCTCGAAGAGCAGCGGAATGTCGGCCACGGCGAGCCACGAGCCTTCGTCCCGGGTCCGTTCGAGCCACGACACGATCGTCGCGTGGACCGCCGGGTGGACGATGGCCTCGAGGTCGCGGCGCGCCCCCGCGTCCGCGAAGACGATCGCGCCGAGCGCCGCACGGTCGAGCCCGCCCTGGGCGTCGACCACCGGCTGCCCGAAGCGGGCGACGACCGCGGCGCAGCCGGCGGTGCCTGGCGCGACGACCTCTCGCGCCACGGTGTCGGCGTCGATCGTCGGGAAGCCACGCGCCTCGACGTGCCGCCGGACGTAGCTCTTGCCGGTGGCGATGCCGCCCGTCAGGCCGACGCTCAGCATCCTGGCCCCAATCCACCACTCCGGCTGCCGGCCGCCGACCGGCGACTGGCGGCCTGAGTGGAGCCATCAGCGAACGAACGCCCTGGCCCTCGGCCTCCCTCCCGGCAAGGCCACCGCTCAGGGAGAGAAGCGGCGCGTTTCGCCTGCGGGCCGGTCGCCGCTCGCCGCCGGCCGCAAGCCGAATGGCGGACCAGGGTCACGTTCAGGCCCGGCTCACGCTCGGCAGGTCGCTCTCGTCCCGCGCGGGCGCCAGCCGTTCTTCGACGAAGGAGTTCCAGTCGTGGCAATGCGGGCACTGCCAGAGCAGTTCGGTGCTGCGGTAGTGGCAGCGCAGGCAGAGGTGTGGGTCCTGGTAGAACACGGCCTGGCGGCTCACCTCGACGTACCGCTCGACGAGCGCCGGGTCGAGGCCGAGGTCGGACAGCGTGTGCCACGCGGCCTGGTGCAGCGTGATGGCGTGCGGGTTGACCGCGAGCGCCTCGAGCAGGAGTGGCAAGGCCTCGGCCGCGCGCTCCTGCCCGCGCAGGTGACGGGCCAGGGCGAGCCGCGCGCGCCACTCTTGGGGAGTGTCCGCAGTCAGACGCCGGCAGAGCGCGGCGAAGCGATCGCGCGCCTCGAGCCTGGTGTAGGCGGTCGCGAGCCGGTCGAACGTCAGGTACGCCCGGTCGGGCGCCACGTCGATCGCGCGTTCCCAAGTGGCCACCGCCTCGTCGACGTTCCCCGCGGCGAGCTGCACGTCGCCGAGGTGCAGGTAGGCGGGGACGGTCCGCGCATCGCGGTCGATGGCGGCCTCGAACCGTCGCTCGGCTTCGGCCCGGTCGTTCGCCGCCAGGGCCTGCTGGCCGAGCGCGTGCTCGAGGAACGCGAGGATCGTCTGGTGACCCGCCTGGGCTTCCGGGGGGGCGAGCGCGGCCAGGCGCTGCCTGATCGCGTATGCCTCGGCCCAGTTGTGCTGGTCCTCGTGCAGCTCCTCGAGGTTGGCGAGCGCGTCGAGATTGTCGCCGTCGAGTCGCAGC
Proteins encoded:
- the coaE gene encoding dephospho-CoA kinase (Dephospho-CoA kinase (CoaE) performs the final step in coenzyme A biosynthesis.) → MLSVGLTGGIATGKSYVRRHVEARGFPTIDADTVAREVVAPGTAGCAAVVARFGQPVVDAQGGLDRAALGAIVFADAGARRDLEAIVHPAVHATIVSWLERTRDEGSWLAVADIPLLFETGRRYPFDLIVVAACAPEVQLARVMARDGLTEAAARQRIEAQWPIDEKVRLADYVIRTDRSFEDTDRQVDDLIETLRARVSS
- a CDS encoding tetratricopeptide repeat protein yields the protein MMGEYALLLGALAALLVGLAAGKAWERYKLRDGRWIDRRRFRDSLHYLQGLNRLVDRQFDLAIESFSRAAAHHEEAVDVQVVLGNLHREKGQVSRAIQVHQHILQRPRLSKTEHQHVLLCLGLDFKRAGFVDRAVEAFHEVLRLDGDNLDALANLEELHEDQHNWAEAYAIRQRLAALAPPEAQAGHQTILAFLEHALGQQALAANDRAEAERRFEAAIDRDARTVPAYLHLGDVQLAAGNVDEAVATWERAIDVAPDRAYLTFDRLATAYTRLEARDRFAALCRRLTADTPQEWRARLALARHLRGQERAAEALPLLLEALAVNPHAITLHQAAWHTLSDLGLDPALVERYVEVSRQAVFYQDPHLCLRCHYRSTELLWQCPHCHDWNSFVEERLAPARDESDLPSVSRA